In Ammospiza caudacuta isolate bAmmCau1 chromosome 2, bAmmCau1.pri, whole genome shotgun sequence, a genomic segment contains:
- the NFKBIZ gene encoding NF-kappa-B inhibitor zeta, translating into MIVESSRDAAPDGGDGGALSSPINLAYFYGASPHSSEGSCSPAHSSAPGSPGSDSDLSVSSRGGGRRDPRGGPRPALQVEQHMGGGKQHRGPFQGVRVKNSVKELLLHFRSSKQMSSAPATEESKAQGGLANYEPYTELKSILGHSGKRKAPELLSDGPSFKRQANVHPHLLTPPQTPTSMDSMEETHKAEPKHESSSDLLQNIINIKNESSPISLNTVQVSWLHSVSSHGSPAEQYQDSPGTQAFSPSQKYQAFQDHTSQHMLDPPQHYQFPASQSQDLSQSYPSDGSSLDYRPFVGSDQSPAYQQSTFESHELPYCPPQSFSSLLNDSEGSDSISAPLQPLSSAHPQAEAVPHAPNFSLLSSNLCGSLERSISLATLNVSLPDQNVARSTTQLGKSFFQWQVEQEESKLANISQDQFLAKDADGDTFLHIAVAQGRRALSYVLARKMAALHMLDIKEHNGQSAFQVAVAANQHLIVQDLVSLGAQVNTTDCWGRTPLHVCAEKGHAQVLQAIQKGAMGSNQYVDLEATNYDGLTALHCAVLAHNAVLHELQNCQPPHSPEVQELLLRNKSLVETIKILIQMGASVEAKDRKSGRSALHLAAEEANLELIRLFLELPNYLSFVNAKAYNGNTALHVAASLQYRVSQLDAVRLLMRKGADPSARNLENEQPVHLVPDGLVGEQIRRILKGKVIQQRVSPF; encoded by the exons ATGATCGTGGAGAGCAGCCGCGACGCGGCGCCCGATGGCGGCGACGGCGGCGCCCTCAGCAGCCCCATCAACCTCGCCTACTTCTACGGGGCCTCGCCCCACTCCAGCGAGGGCAGCTGCTCGCCGGCGCACTCCTCCGCCCCGGGCTCGCCGGGATCCGACTCGGACCTCTCGGTGAGCAGCCGCGGCGGCGGCCGAAGGGACCCCCGGGgcggcccccgccccgcgctgCAAG TTGAACAGCACATGGGGGggggaaagcagcacagaggaCCTTTCCAGGGGGTCCGTGTGAAGAACTCCGTGaaggagctcctgctgcacttcaggagcagcaagcagaTGTCCTCGGCTCCTGCCACCGAGGAAAGCAAG GCACAAGGAGGATTGGCGAACTACGAACCATACACAG AACTGAAGAGCATACTGGGCCACAGTGGCAAAAGGAAGGCTCCTGAACTCCTTTCTGATGGACCTTCTTTCAAGCGCCAAGCGAATGTTCACCCACATCTCCTG ACCCCACCCCAGACACCAACTTCTATGGATAGCATGGAGGAGACCCATAAAGCTGAGCCCAAGCACGAGAGCAGCTCTGATCTGCTTCAGAACATTATAAACATCAAGAACGAGTCGAGCCCCATTTCCCTGAACACGGTGCAGGTGAGCTGGTTGCACTCAGTCTCCAGCCACGGCTCTCCTGCCGAGCAGTACCAGGACAGCCCGGGAACACAGGCCTTCTCCCCGTCCCAGAAGTACCAAGCGTTCCAGGACCACACCAGCCAGCACATGCTTGATCCTCCACAGCATTACCAGTTCCCTGCGTCCCAGAGCCAAGATTTGTCACAGAGTTACCCCTCAGATGGCTCCTCCCTGGACTACAGGCCCTTTGTTGGCAGTGACCAGTCCCCTGCCTACCAGCAGAGCACCTTTGAGAGCCACGAGCTGCCGTACTGCCCGCCGCAGagcttctcctccctcctgaACGACTCAGAGGGCTCGGACAGCATCTCCGCTCCCCTCCAGCCACTGAGCAGTGCCCACCCCCAGGCTGAGGCTGTCCCTCATGCCCCCAACTTCAGCTTGCTCTCCAGCAACCTCTGTGGCAGTCTGGAGCGCAGCATCTCTCTGGCTACTCTCAATGTCTCGCTGCCTGACCAAAACGTTGCCAGGAGCACAACGCAGCTGGGCAAGTCATTTTTTCAGTGGCAagtggagcaggaggagagcaaGCTGGCTAACATCTCTCAAGACCAGTTCCTCGCAAAGGATGCTGATGGAGACAC CTTCCTCCACATTGCTGTGGCCCAGGGCCGTCGAGCACTCTCCTATGTTCTTGCAAGGAAGATGGCTGCCCTGCACATGCTGGATATCAAAGAGCACAATGGCCAG AGTGCTTTCCAGGTTGCTGTGGCTGCCAACCAGCATCTCATTGTGCAGGACCTGGTTAGCTTGGGGGCTCAGGTGAACACCACAGACTGCTGGGGCAGGACGCCGCTGCATGTCTGTGCTGAGAAGGGGCATGCCCAGGTCCTCCAG GCAATCCAAAAGGGAGCTATGGGAAGCAATCAGTATGTGGACCTTGAGGCAACAAACTATGATG GTTTGACAGCATTGCACTGTGCAGTTCTGGCCCATAATGCTGTGCTGCATGAACTGCAGAACTGTCAGCCACCTCACTCCCCTGAGGTCCAGGAGCTTCTGCTGAGAAACAAGAGCCTGGTAGAAACCATCAAGATCCTGATACAAATGGGAGCCTCTGTTGAAGCAAAA GATCGCAAAAGTGGTCGCTCCGCTTTACATTTGGCAGCAGAAGAAGCAAACCTGGAGCTCATTCGTCTCTTTTTGGAGCTGCCCAACTATCTCTCTTTTGTTAATGCAAAG GCTTACAATGGCAACACAGCCCTGCACGTGGCGGCCAGCCTGCAGTACCGCGTGAGCCAGCTGGACGCTGTGCGCCTGCTCATGCGCAAGGGGGCCGATCCCAGTGCCAGGAACCTGGAGAACGAGCAGCCAGTTCATCTGGTTCCTGATGGCCTTGTAGGGGAACAG ataAGACGTATCCTGAAAGGGAAGGTGATTCAGCAGAGGGTGTCGCCGTTTTAG